A single window of Trueperaceae bacterium DNA harbors:
- the truA gene encoding tRNA pseudouridine(38-40) synthase TruA encodes MRRARLILEFDGTDFYGWQRQQRTGERTVQATLEQAFAQLPGEHGSVVAAGRTDAGVHALAMVAHVDTSSEIPDEKLRLALNAHLPRDVAVLAVQTVPNDFQAQFDCLYRRYLYRLRVVRDEPRGMALDRNRVLSVYRTLDVDEMREACTHLEGRHDFASFATQETRSTVRTVHLCELREESAELRLHVAAEGFLRNMVRTLVGTLLWVGKGKLSAADLPAIIEARDRTRAGHNVPPHGLYFVEAGYAEWDPEASESLVRRRLANVGYV; translated from the coding sequence ATGAGGCGCGCCAGGCTGATCCTGGAGTTCGATGGCACCGACTTCTACGGCTGGCAGCGCCAGCAGCGCACCGGCGAACGGACGGTCCAGGCCACGCTCGAGCAGGCGTTCGCTCAACTGCCCGGCGAACATGGGTCGGTGGTTGCGGCAGGCCGCACCGACGCTGGAGTGCACGCCCTGGCGATGGTGGCTCACGTCGACACCAGCAGCGAGATCCCCGACGAGAAGCTGCGGCTGGCGCTCAACGCCCATCTGCCTCGCGACGTCGCGGTACTCGCTGTACAGACTGTGCCGAACGACTTCCAGGCTCAATTCGACTGCCTCTACCGACGCTACCTCTATCGGCTAAGGGTGGTCCGCGACGAACCTCGAGGGATGGCGCTCGATCGAAACCGAGTCCTCTCGGTCTACCGCACACTCGACGTCGATGAGATGAGGGAGGCGTGCACCCACCTCGAGGGCCGGCACGATTTCGCCTCGTTCGCCACCCAGGAGACGCGAAGTACGGTCCGCACCGTCCACCTGTGTGAGCTCCGCGAGGAGTCGGCCGAGCTGCGCCTCCACGTGGCCGCCGAAGGCTTCCTGCGGAACATGGTGCGCACCCTGGTGGGAACACTGCTCTGGGTGGGCAAGGGGAAGCTCTCGGCCGCCGATCTGCCCGCGATCATCGAGGCTCGCGACCGTACCAGGGCCGGGCACAACGTGCCCCCGCACGGACTCTACTTCGTCGAGGCCGGCTACGCCGAGTGGGACCCGGAGGCTTCGGAGTCGCTGGTGCGGCGCCGGCTGGCGAACGTGGGCTACGTATAA
- a CDS encoding DUF1999 family protein, translating to MSLLVRPLTAEDLDPLLPLDRSYASESGCEELVSSASLSFYERSGHSFTAQEDGKPTGFLLAQAIWDGRRPAVMVRRAVAADERAVEALIEAVTKSAYDAGVYDIVVEQPQGDPAGARALEACGYAPRPARLYSRVLGSRSRSS from the coding sequence ATGTCGTTGCTGGTGAGGCCGCTCACGGCCGAGGATCTCGACCCGCTTCTGCCCCTGGACCGGAGCTACGCCAGCGAGTCGGGTTGCGAGGAGTTGGTCTCCTCGGCCTCCCTCTCCTTCTACGAGCGATCCGGGCACTCGTTCACGGCCCAGGAGGATGGCAAGCCCACGGGGTTCCTGCTCGCCCAGGCGATCTGGGACGGGAGGCGCCCGGCCGTGATGGTCAGGCGAGCCGTAGCGGCGGACGAACGAGCGGTGGAGGCGTTGATCGAGGCGGTCACCAAGAGCGCGTACGATGCCGGCGTCTACGACATCGTCGTCGAACAACCGCAGGGTGATCCCGCCGGGGCGCGCGCTCTCGAAGCGTGCGGCTACGCGCCCCGGCCAGCCCGGCTCTACTCACGGGTATTGGGTTCGAGGTCGCGGAGCAGTTGA
- a CDS encoding heavy-metal-associated domain-containing protein: MARVLLGVRGMDNEAAAERVQRTLREVRGVSSVDANKDGQATVEYDDAEVTVMDLIRSLRQIGFLAGME, translated from the coding sequence ATGGCACGGGTACTGCTGGGAGTAAGGGGCATGGACAACGAGGCGGCCGCCGAGCGGGTGCAGCGAACTCTGCGCGAGGTCCGGGGGGTCTCCTCGGTCGATGCCAACAAGGACGGCCAGGCGACGGTGGAGTACGACGACGCCGAGGTGACGGTGATGGACCTGATCCGCTCTCTGCGGCAGATCGGCTTCCTCGCCGGCATGGAGTGA
- a CDS encoding DUF503 domain-containing protein, with protein MARQGGVYVGVLLIELGTPWAKSLKEKRSLVMPVTEKLKARFPVSVARLDGLDAHDWELIGITSLSHDPVWLEGMLRKVLDFVGAREVSVVRSQLDVEPWEFGSAQE; from the coding sequence GTGGCCCGGCAGGGCGGCGTCTACGTGGGCGTCCTACTCATCGAGCTGGGCACGCCGTGGGCGAAGAGCCTGAAGGAGAAGCGGTCGCTGGTGATGCCGGTGACCGAGAAGCTCAAGGCCCGTTTCCCTGTGTCGGTAGCTCGGCTCGACGGCCTCGACGCCCACGACTGGGAACTCATCGGGATCACCTCCCTCAGTCACGATCCGGTGTGGCTGGAGGGGATGTTGCGCAAGGTACTCGATTTCGTAGGGGCGCGCGAGGTGTCGGTGGTACGCTCGCAACTCGATGTCGAACCGTGGGAGTTCGGATCCGCGCAGGAGTAG
- a CDS encoding Asp23/Gls24 family envelope stress response protein — MRGEARGALEEELKVGQRSKTSSTATAERDKVVVTDGALATIVGLAAHEVPGVVGMAPASIREGINRMLGASRADEGVEVQRDGEHERKATIELHVVVAYGVNIPVVAESVRERVRYAAKEFAGVQVIEVKVHIAGVSRG, encoded by the coding sequence GTGCGCGGGGAGGCGAGAGGCGCCCTCGAGGAGGAACTGAAAGTGGGCCAGCGATCGAAAACGAGCAGTACCGCCACAGCCGAGCGGGACAAGGTGGTGGTCACCGATGGCGCCCTTGCCACCATCGTCGGTTTGGCCGCCCACGAGGTTCCCGGTGTGGTTGGCATGGCTCCAGCTTCGATCCGTGAGGGCATCAACAGGATGCTGGGCGCCTCCCGGGCCGACGAAGGCGTGGAGGTCCAGCGCGACGGGGAGCACGAGCGCAAGGCCACCATCGAACTGCACGTCGTCGTCGCCTACGGCGTGAACATACCGGTGGTGGCCGAGTCGGTGCGTGAGCGAGTGCGCTACGCGGCCAAGGAGTTCGCCGGCGTTCAGGTGATCGAAGTCAAGGTGCACATCGCCGGGGTGAGCCGTGGCTGA
- a CDS encoding DAK2 domain-containing protein: MADTLPKEPRTIPARELSRAFIFATDWLGVYVDEINALNVYPVPDGDTGTNMHLTMQSVRRQILAENPTTMTSLCHALAYGSLLGARGNSGVILSQVLKGFSEEARRLKELDAEGLRKALHGASRTAYSAVMKPVEGTILTVVRRAAEGSDESPATLPLDVLREAHGSAQVALERTPEMLPLLKQAGVVDAGGLGFVRLLEGLIAFFEGRDLPPPPKVEKRAQQQFEEEEFGFCTEFLLSDVKVATREIQTLVEPFGDSLLVVGAEGFVKGHIHTEEPEKLLATVSKYGTMVRSKVEDMSEQHSEILATVDMDEAEPPLSAMVAVSDGYGISKAFRGLGARVVGGGQTNNPSVEDIADAVRSVGAKQVVVLPNNKNIIMAAQRVADIVKDKEIEILPTRTMGAGLAAAVLFQENQPLSDLLPAMQEAADSALTLEVTKASRTVTVEDVEVSEGEFIGLANDRLEVSASDPVECLMQLLERHAEEYEIATLFHSAAIEPDEAEELAEKLGETYPELEVEVRAGAPDLYPYVMALE; this comes from the coding sequence GTGGCTGACACTCTGCCCAAGGAACCCCGCACCATCCCTGCAAGGGAACTCTCTCGCGCTTTCATCTTCGCCACCGACTGGCTCGGCGTCTACGTGGACGAGATCAACGCGTTGAACGTCTACCCCGTACCCGACGGGGACACCGGCACCAACATGCACCTGACCATGCAATCGGTACGGCGGCAGATACTGGCCGAGAACCCGACGACGATGACGAGCCTCTGCCATGCGCTCGCCTACGGTTCGCTACTGGGCGCCCGCGGCAACTCCGGGGTGATCCTCTCGCAGGTACTCAAGGGCTTCTCGGAAGAGGCCCGGCGCCTGAAGGAACTCGATGCCGAGGGGCTTCGCAAGGCGCTCCACGGAGCCTCGAGGACAGCCTACTCGGCGGTGATGAAACCGGTCGAGGGGACCATCCTGACCGTCGTCAGGCGCGCCGCCGAGGGTAGCGACGAGAGTCCCGCCACTCTGCCACTCGACGTTCTGAGGGAGGCGCACGGCTCGGCTCAGGTGGCACTCGAACGGACTCCGGAGATGCTCCCGCTGCTCAAGCAGGCCGGCGTGGTCGATGCCGGCGGACTCGGCTTCGTCCGCCTGCTGGAGGGGCTGATCGCGTTCTTCGAAGGTCGCGACCTGCCACCCCCGCCCAAGGTCGAGAAGCGGGCGCAGCAGCAGTTCGAGGAGGAGGAGTTCGGCTTCTGCACCGAGTTCCTGCTCTCCGACGTCAAGGTAGCCACGCGCGAGATACAGACGCTGGTCGAGCCTTTCGGCGATTCGCTGCTGGTAGTGGGGGCAGAGGGGTTCGTCAAGGGCCACATCCACACCGAGGAGCCGGAGAAGCTCCTGGCAACGGTCTCGAAGTACGGCACGATGGTCCGCTCCAAGGTCGAGGACATGAGTGAGCAGCACTCCGAGATCCTCGCGACAGTCGATATGGACGAGGCCGAGCCGCCGCTGAGCGCGATGGTGGCGGTGAGCGACGGCTACGGCATCAGCAAGGCGTTCCGGGGCCTGGGGGCGAGGGTCGTGGGCGGTGGCCAGACCAACAATCCGAGCGTCGAGGATATCGCCGACGCCGTGCGCAGCGTAGGGGCGAAGCAGGTCGTGGTACTCCCGAACAACAAGAACATAATCATGGCCGCGCAGAGGGTCGCCGACATCGTGAAGGACAAGGAGATCGAGATACTGCCCACGCGGACGATGGGAGCGGGGCTGGCAGCGGCGGTTCTGTTCCAGGAGAACCAACCGCTGTCGGACCTCCTGCCGGCGATGCAGGAGGCGGCAGATTCGGCCCTCACCCTCGAGGTCACCAAGGCGAGCCGCACGGTCACCGTCGAGGACGTCGAGGTGAGCGAGGGCGAGTTCATCGGCCTGGCCAACGACCGCCTCGAGGTCTCTGCCTCGGATCCCGTGGAGTGCCTGATGCAGCTCCTCGAGCGTCACGCCGAGGAGTACGAGATCGCCACGCTCTTCCATAGCGCTGCCATCGAGCCCGACGAAGCGGAGGAGTTGGCCGAGAAACTAGGGGAGACCTACCCCGAACTGGAGGTGGAGGTGCGAGCGGGAGCGCCGGATCTCTACCCCTACGTCATGGCACTCGAGTAG
- a CDS encoding c-type cytochrome gives MFRLACLGFAVAVLGFVSGFAQEGGPPPAPEGPPPVLMLQGDVENGERLVGEVCSGCHGVDGISTTPAFPRIGGQIQEYLAIQAWLFKEGIRPSPVMGPVATALSDQEIADAAAYLATVSTTGEPFAAQDQAPVERGATLFHMGNVEAGLVACAVCHGRNGEGVEATGIPQIAGQSPSYLVSMLNTFAMVPDFGDAYPNAMHIVASTLSEEDMNAVAAFLGSQPWNAQP, from the coding sequence GTGTTTCGACTGGCATGTCTCGGGTTTGCGGTCGCCGTCCTGGGCTTCGTCTCCGGATTCGCGCAAGAGGGTGGGCCACCCCCGGCACCAGAGGGTCCTCCGCCGGTACTCATGCTGCAAGGCGATGTCGAGAACGGCGAGCGGCTCGTAGGCGAGGTCTGCTCCGGTTGTCACGGAGTCGACGGGATCTCCACCACACCGGCGTTCCCCCGCATAGGCGGGCAGATCCAGGAATACCTGGCGATCCAGGCGTGGCTGTTCAAAGAAGGAATCCGGCCCAGTCCGGTCATGGGCCCCGTCGCCACGGCCCTGAGCGACCAGGAGATCGCGGACGCGGCCGCCTACCTCGCCACGGTGAGCACGACCGGAGAACCTTTCGCAGCGCAGGATCAGGCCCCCGTCGAACGCGGCGCGACGCTGTTCCACATGGGGAACGTCGAAGCAGGACTGGTAGCCTGCGCCGTGTGCCACGGAAGGAACGGCGAAGGGGTCGAAGCGACAGGCATACCTCAGATCGCGGGACAGTCGCCCAGCTACCTGGTGAGTATGCTCAATACCTTCGCGATGGTTCCCGACTTCGGTGACGCCTATCCGAACGCCATGCACATCGTCGCGAGCACTCTAAGCGAGGAAGACATGAACGCCGTCGCTGCCTTCCTGGGCAGCCAGCCCTGGAACGCCCAGCCCTAG
- a CDS encoding S41 family peptidase, giving the protein MKGSDDTGRARPRRTLLLVAPLLVAALLTLAPAGQVALQDSPAWRSLQTVRDVLGSNYLWEFDEESALRGAITGLVESLNDPFTEYIPPQELSVLEGSREGAFGGVGAVFYKVEGDPGVVVETYLGLPAHSAGLRPGDRLLAVDGIEVQELDLRESIELIRGPVGQQVTFLVKRQDAEEPLEIAVTRDRISIPVVSGTTLDGGVGYLRIETFENQLVIRQLRERLDELERSGIDRLILDLRDNGGGYLSQGVEVADEFLSAGDILFVRKGGVTRRAFSADAFARDLPLVVLVNGNSASASEIVAAALQDHERALIVGEQSFGKGVGQDLLPLPGGGELKYVSFEWLRPSRESVHETGVTPDLLVTDLRPSEGPLVFGSSATPGAEVVIEIGGEVVGTAVVGPDGSFTLNPTGEANVTGVSVPGVATVEPASDPILRAALELLKTGTEVAGRAT; this is encoded by the coding sequence TTGAAGGGCTCAGACGACACCGGACGGGCGCGGCCACGCCGCACGCTTCTTCTGGTCGCGCCTCTGCTGGTCGCGGCTCTGCTCACGCTGGCTCCGGCCGGGCAGGTCGCGCTTCAGGACAGTCCCGCCTGGAGGTCGCTGCAAACCGTTCGGGACGTCCTGGGGAGCAACTACCTGTGGGAGTTCGACGAGGAGTCGGCGCTCAGGGGAGCGATCACAGGATTGGTGGAGTCGCTGAACGACCCCTTCACCGAGTACATCCCGCCGCAGGAACTGAGCGTCCTTGAGGGGAGTCGCGAAGGGGCCTTCGGGGGTGTGGGGGCGGTCTTCTACAAGGTCGAAGGCGACCCGGGCGTGGTGGTGGAAACCTACCTCGGCCTGCCCGCTCACTCGGCCGGCCTGCGCCCCGGGGACCGGCTGCTCGCCGTGGACGGAATCGAGGTGCAGGAGCTGGACCTGCGAGAGTCGATCGAGTTGATCCGCGGACCGGTCGGCCAACAGGTGACGTTCCTGGTGAAGCGCCAGGACGCCGAGGAACCGCTCGAGATCGCCGTCACCAGGGACCGCATCTCGATTCCCGTTGTGAGCGGAACGACGCTCGACGGTGGGGTCGGCTACCTGCGGATCGAGACGTTCGAGAACCAACTCGTCATCCGGCAGCTGCGCGAGAGACTGGACGAACTGGAGAGGTCGGGGATCGACAGGCTCATCCTCGACCTGCGCGACAACGGCGGCGGCTACCTCTCCCAGGGCGTGGAGGTTGCGGATGAGTTCCTGTCCGCAGGGGACATCCTCTTCGTACGCAAGGGCGGGGTAACGCGGCGGGCCTTCTCTGCCGACGCTTTCGCCCGCGACCTGCCGCTGGTCGTGCTGGTAAACGGCAATTCGGCCTCTGCCTCCGAGATAGTGGCGGCGGCGTTGCAGGACCACGAGCGGGCGCTGATCGTGGGCGAACAGAGCTTCGGCAAGGGAGTGGGTCAGGACCTGCTGCCCCTTCCGGGCGGAGGAGAACTGAAGTACGTCAGCTTCGAATGGCTGCGCCCGTCGCGGGAGTCGGTACACGAAACGGGCGTCACCCCCGACCTGCTGGTCACGGACCTGCGGCCCTCCGAAGGACCGCTGGTATTCGGATCGAGCGCTACACCCGGCGCCGAGGTCGTGATCGAGATCGGCGGAGAGGTCGTGGGCACAGCGGTGGTCGGGCCCGACGGCAGCTTCACCCTGAACCCCACAGGCGAAGCGAACGTCACGGGAGTAAGCGTCCCTGGTGTAGCAACTGTCGAACCGGCTTCCGACCCGATCCTGAGGGCGGCGCTCGAACTCCTCAAGACCGGAACCGAGGTGGCCGGCCGGGCTACTTGA
- a CDS encoding sensor histidine kinase yields the protein MSRIGRTLRSLGIGVAVWTALLLLFSTQYFVGLRAGGHEVTWFSQFRRELPGWAMWAVVSPLIFLVARRLPLTRPRNVALHLLIAPAVFFLYLLLYNLVIELVPLRPDITAASMSFAEMISQSAQFNFATFFLLYLGVLAVYQMLAFQSALHRQELETSRLEANLTRARLESLRMQLQPHFLFNTLHGISALIEEDGRKARRMLTNLSDLLRTSIEEAEELIPLCREAEILERYLAIQRMRFGDRLRTSVGVAEGCEEWLVPRFLLQPLAENSIKHGIGRRSESGSLEVRARCEGGALELRVDDDGPGFAGTAGSGLGLSNVRARLDALYGSEYSLETSNRPEGGAVVTIRLPRAVGP from the coding sequence ATGAGTCGGATCGGACGGACCCTGCGCAGCCTCGGAATCGGTGTGGCCGTGTGGACGGCGCTGCTGCTCCTCTTCTCCACCCAGTATTTCGTGGGGCTCAGAGCTGGCGGGCACGAGGTGACCTGGTTCTCCCAGTTCCGCCGTGAACTTCCGGGCTGGGCGATGTGGGCGGTGGTCAGTCCCCTGATCTTCCTCGTCGCCCGGAGGCTGCCTCTCACCCGACCGCGGAACGTCGCGCTGCACCTCCTCATAGCTCCGGCGGTGTTCTTCCTCTACCTGCTCCTCTACAACCTGGTCATCGAACTGGTGCCGCTGCGACCCGATATCACCGCCGCTAGCATGAGCTTCGCGGAGATGATCTCGCAGAGCGCTCAGTTCAACTTCGCGACCTTCTTCCTCCTCTACCTCGGGGTGCTCGCGGTCTACCAGATGCTCGCCTTCCAGAGCGCGCTGCACCGGCAGGAGCTCGAGACGTCGCGGTTGGAGGCGAACCTCACCCGCGCCCGCCTGGAGTCGCTTCGGATGCAGCTCCAGCCCCACTTCCTCTTCAACACGCTGCACGGCATCTCTGCCCTCATAGAGGAGGACGGGCGCAAGGCGCGGCGGATGCTCACGAACCTCAGCGACCTCCTGCGCACTTCGATCGAGGAGGCCGAGGAGCTCATCCCCCTCTGTCGCGAAGCGGAGATCCTCGAGCGCTACCTGGCCATCCAGCGGATGCGCTTCGGTGACCGGCTGCGAACCTCGGTGGGCGTAGCCGAGGGGTGCGAGGAGTGGCTCGTGCCACGCTTCCTCCTGCAACCGTTGGCCGAGAACTCGATCAAGCACGGGATCGGCAGGAGATCCGAATCGGGCTCGCTCGAGGTGCGGGCCCGCTGTGAAGGGGGAGCGCTCGAACTCAGGGTCGACGACGACGGCCCTGGATTCGCCGGTACGGCAGGGTCGGGCCTCGGCCTCAGTAACGTCAGGGCCCGGCTCGACGCCCTCTACGGGAGCGAGTACTCGCTCGAAACGAGCAACCGGCCGGAAGGCGGGGCGGTAGTGACGATCCGTCTCCCGCGCGCGGTGGGCCCGTGA
- a CDS encoding LytTR family DNA-binding domain-containing protein, which translates to MNRLRAVVADDEPLARRLLEELLRRQGDVEVAANCANGAEALRALEEEQPDVLFLDIQMPELDGFEVLGRLPPARRPVVVFVTAYDRFAVRAFEVNAVDYLLKPFDEERLEAALGRVRTRLSQARPSGSQLAEVLAQLRPKGFQTRIAVHEGDRIFLLPVERIDWIEAAGKRVKIHSASRQLAARESIGALEENLDPQRFVRVSRSAIINIDRIREIQRWFQGQYILILEGGEKVTTTRTYRPAFDRVLKGRG; encoded by the coding sequence GTGAACCGACTTCGTGCGGTGGTCGCCGACGACGAACCGCTGGCGCGCCGGCTGCTCGAGGAGTTGCTGCGCCGCCAGGGAGATGTGGAGGTGGCGGCGAACTGCGCCAACGGCGCCGAGGCGCTCAGGGCGCTGGAGGAGGAGCAGCCCGATGTACTCTTCCTCGACATCCAGATGCCCGAGCTGGATGGTTTCGAGGTATTGGGCCGCTTGCCCCCGGCGCGAAGACCTGTCGTCGTCTTCGTTACCGCCTACGACCGGTTCGCGGTGCGCGCCTTCGAGGTGAACGCCGTCGACTATCTCCTCAAGCCGTTCGACGAGGAGCGCCTCGAAGCAGCACTGGGAAGGGTGCGGACGCGCCTGAGCCAGGCAAGGCCAAGCGGCAGTCAATTGGCCGAGGTCCTCGCCCAACTGCGGCCCAAGGGCTTCCAGACTCGCATAGCGGTTCACGAAGGGGACCGCATCTTCCTCCTCCCGGTCGAGCGGATCGACTGGATCGAGGCCGCCGGGAAGCGCGTGAAGATCCACTCGGCGAGCAGACAGCTGGCGGCGAGGGAGAGCATCGGCGCCCTGGAGGAGAACCTCGACCCGCAGAGGTTCGTGCGCGTGAGCCGGTCGGCCATCATAAACATCGACCGAATACGGGAGATCCAGCGCTGGTTCCAGGGTCAGTACATCTTGATCCTCGAAGGGGGCGAGAAGGTGACTACTACCCGCACCTACCGACCCGCGTTCGACCGGGTGCTCAAGGGCAGAGGCTGA
- a CDS encoding NAD-dependent epimerase/dehydratase family protein translates to MKVLVIGGSYFVGKHFVEQALAKGHELTLFNRGNRPAPPGVVSIEGDRNGDLSELEQGKWDVVLDTCGYFPRQTSAMTAALDGRVEHYAFVSTISVYSDQSKPYQDESAPTIVLEDPTVEEITAQSYGGLKKLCEETVEAAFGSSCLIVRPGLIVGPDDPSDRFTYWPVRVAEGGEVLAPGSPELPVQWIDVRDLAAWLLLALERRLSGTFNAVSEPDRFELGQTLDTCRLVSGSDARFTWVDEQFLLEREVQPFIEMPLWIPGDHVNFSRVDGGRAIEQGLVIRGAEDTVRATLEWHRRQEAREPRAGMSREREAELLSAWNARESVRS, encoded by the coding sequence GTGAAGGTACTCGTCATCGGTGGCAGCTACTTCGTGGGAAAGCACTTCGTGGAGCAGGCGCTGGCGAAAGGGCACGAGCTGACTCTCTTCAACCGCGGCAACAGGCCGGCGCCACCTGGAGTGGTGTCGATCGAGGGCGACCGGAACGGCGACCTGAGTGAGCTGGAGCAGGGGAAGTGGGACGTGGTGCTTGATACCTGCGGTTACTTCCCGAGGCAGACTTCGGCGATGACGGCAGCCCTGGACGGACGAGTAGAGCATTACGCCTTCGTCTCCACGATCAGCGTCTACTCCGACCAGTCGAAACCGTACCAGGACGAGTCGGCCCCGACAATCGTGCTGGAGGACCCGACGGTCGAGGAGATCACCGCTCAGAGTTACGGCGGCCTCAAGAAGCTCTGTGAGGAGACGGTCGAGGCGGCGTTCGGCTCGTCGTGCCTGATCGTTCGCCCGGGCCTGATAGTCGGTCCGGATGACCCCTCGGACCGCTTCACCTACTGGCCGGTGCGCGTCGCCGAAGGCGGCGAGGTGCTAGCTCCCGGTTCACCCGAACTGCCGGTCCAATGGATCGATGTTCGTGACCTCGCGGCGTGGTTGCTGCTCGCCCTGGAGCGCAGGCTCTCCGGTACCTTCAACGCGGTGAGCGAACCCGACCGTTTCGAGCTGGGTCAGACCCTCGACACGTGCCGGCTGGTCTCCGGCTCGGACGCCCGGTTCACCTGGGTGGACGAGCAGTTCCTGCTCGAGCGCGAGGTGCAGCCGTTCATCGAGATGCCCCTCTGGATCCCGGGGGACCACGTCAACTTCTCGCGGGTCGACGGCGGTCGGGCGATCGAGCAGGGCCTCGTCATCCGAGGCGCCGAGGACACCGTGCGGGCGACCCTGGAGTGGCACCGGAGGCAGGAGGCGCGCGAACCCCGGGCGGGCATGTCGAGGGAGCGGGAGGCAGAGCTGCTGAGCGCCTGGAACGCGAGGGAGTCGGTGCGGAGCTAG
- the pyrF gene encoding orotidine-5'-phosphate decarboxylase: MSEGAFARSFAERVAQRSRELETRVCLGIDPRPEAHPLTNPQRFDGDPAKTARAVVHYFQGIIEATSDLVACYKLQSAFFEVLGIPGLIALAQLLADIKEAGVPVILDAKRGDIGSTSAAYARAYLADGVFNADALTVNPYLGFDTLEPFVALASESGRGVLIVLKTSNPGSGDLQDLRLEGGELLWEHLSARIARLAQETLDERGYTPLGVVAGATYPEQLARIRAALPQSLLLVPGYGTQGGTAQSVASAFADGGAAVVSASRSLTYRSVDDDFAELSRAATLVMRDELNRI; this comes from the coding sequence TTGAGCGAGGGGGCCTTCGCCCGTTCATTCGCCGAGCGGGTTGCCCAGCGGAGTCGGGAGCTCGAAACCCGCGTATGCCTGGGTATAGACCCGCGCCCCGAAGCCCATCCGCTCACGAACCCGCAACGGTTCGACGGCGATCCGGCCAAGACCGCCCGGGCTGTCGTCCACTACTTCCAGGGGATCATCGAAGCCACCAGCGACCTGGTCGCCTGCTACAAGCTGCAGAGCGCCTTCTTCGAGGTGCTGGGCATCCCCGGGCTCATCGCCCTCGCTCAACTCCTGGCCGACATCAAGGAAGCCGGTGTTCCCGTCATCCTCGACGCCAAACGGGGCGACATAGGCTCGACCTCCGCAGCGTACGCCCGGGCCTACCTGGCCGATGGCGTGTTCAACGCCGACGCCCTCACCGTCAATCCGTACCTCGGGTTCGACACCCTCGAACCTTTCGTGGCCCTCGCCAGTGAGAGCGGCCGTGGCGTGCTGATAGTGCTCAAGACTTCCAACCCGGGTTCCGGCGACCTGCAGGACCTGCGCCTGGAAGGGGGCGAACTTCTATGGGAGCACCTGAGCGCCAGGATCGCGCGCCTCGCTCAGGAGACGCTGGACGAAAGAGGTTACACGCCGCTGGGCGTGGTGGCCGGGGCCACCTACCCCGAGCAGCTAGCTCGCATCAGGGCGGCTCTGCCCCAGAGCCTGCTGCTCGTGCCGGGCTACGGCACCCAGGGGGGCACTGCCCAGTCGGTCGCCTCTGCCTTCGCCGACGGTGGCGCGGCCGTGGTGAGCGCCTCCCGCTCGCTCACCTATCGCAGCGTCGATGATGACTTCGCCGAGCTGTCGCGCGCCGCGACGCTGGTGATGCGGGACGAACTGAACCGCATCTGA